In a single window of the Olivibacter sp. SDN3 genome:
- a CDS encoding ABC transporter ATP-binding protein: MNQQEPIIKMSRLYKNYGEKQVLKGIDLEVYPGEVIGYIGPNGAGKSTTVKILTGLIHDFEGTVSVAGKDLRADALTIKSLIGYVPENAEIYDVLTPMEYLDFVGKLYGMEAFTIEDRAFKLLSAFGLAGNRDKRMDTFSKGMKQKVLLISGIIHNPKILILDEPLSGLDANAVITVKELIALLAKRGKTIFYCSHMMDVVEKVSDRILLINEGAIVADGSFEQLKQEHGHTLEYIFAKLTGKESAASEAAKIMSALS; this comes from the coding sequence ATGAATCAACAGGAGCCGATCATCAAGATGAGCCGTCTTTATAAAAACTATGGTGAAAAGCAGGTTTTAAAAGGAATTGATCTGGAAGTTTATCCGGGGGAAGTAATCGGTTACATCGGACCAAACGGAGCTGGAAAATCTACGACCGTCAAAATATTAACGGGGCTTATTCACGATTTTGAAGGAACGGTTAGCGTAGCGGGAAAAGACCTGCGTGCTGATGCCCTGACCATCAAATCGCTGATAGGTTATGTGCCTGAAAATGCCGAAATATACGACGTCCTTACACCAATGGAGTACCTGGATTTTGTGGGGAAGCTTTATGGAATGGAGGCGTTTACCATTGAAGATAGAGCCTTCAAGTTGTTGTCAGCGTTTGGTTTAGCTGGAAATAGGGACAAACGAATGGACACTTTCTCGAAGGGAATGAAACAAAAGGTACTACTCATCTCGGGAATTATACACAATCCGAAAATTCTGATTTTAGATGAACCGCTATCAGGCTTGGACGCCAACGCAGTTATCACTGTGAAAGAGTTGATCGCTCTATTGGCTAAACGGGGGAAGACAATTTTTTATTGTTCACATATGATGGATGTTGTAGAAAAGGTGTCTGATCGTATCCTACTGATCAATGAAGGGGCTATAGTGGCGGATGGCTCTTTTGAGCAGTTAAAGCAAGAACATGGGCACACATTGGAATATATTTTTGCTAAACTTACCGGAAAAGAAAGTGCCGCAAGTGAAGCAGCAAAAATTATGTCGGCGTTGTCGTAA
- a CDS encoding DoxX family protein produces the protein MLSHAQHKGERHHPLWLEITRIILSIVILWKGLEFVANIHAFTDIMMKSTLPIAVLISIIVHVIIVAHILGAIALFTGTYVRLACILQMPVIILALTFKELAVNILNPYAAVWVSVAILCALVLVLFRDRHDSEMNVKQEGK, from the coding sequence ATGCTATCTCACGCGCAACATAAGGGCGAAAGGCATCACCCGCTTTGGTTAGAAATCACGAGGATTATACTATCCATTGTTATTTTGTGGAAAGGGCTTGAATTTGTGGCCAATATCCATGCTTTCACTGATATCATGATGAAAAGCACACTTCCGATTGCTGTTCTGATCAGTATCATTGTCCATGTAATTATTGTAGCCCATATATTAGGGGCAATCGCTTTATTTACGGGTACCTATGTGCGTCTGGCCTGTATTTTACAGATGCCGGTAATTATTTTGGCCTTGACCTTTAAGGAATTGGCGGTGAATATTCTCAACCCTTATGCTGCAGTATGGGTAAGTGTGGCTATACTATGTGCGTTGGTGCTGGTACTCTTCCGGGATAGGCATGATTCAGAAATGAATGTGAAACAAGAAGGAAAGTAA
- a CDS encoding glycoside hydrolase family protein yields the protein MKSLFNFLYVLFIASNTAYGQVVERLRPASWDSLVVGARFIDRFLPMEKGKQATEIWGAKGVQSRYVDNGIEDSLRSYWCGSIAYDSPSNLYHLYVCGWDEKSVKGHAEWPNSITYHAVSKQMNGPYSIRDTIGPGHNAELYRAKNGTYVLYVIDKRYTSFSLNGPWKQDIFTFDKRDRKIIEGLSNLTFAQRSDGAYLMVCRGGGIWFSTDGLSPYYQVTDRRVYPAVDGEFEDPVVWRDHVQYHLIVNDWLGRVAFYLRSKDGVHWVTDPGEAYTPQIALHEDGAKEAWFKFERMKIFQDQYGRAIQANFAVIDVPKEDDKGDDNHSSKNIAIPLNPGLLITILNQEMPTNKTKTIRVKIHSEPDFDPEKEVDAQSLRFGASTQVNFGKGCRVISMEKDGSDLIVTFDATAHGITEKEFAPKLIGNTKQGKLLYGYARAPWLNYKYSILSARKPVLSSAKNERSIRVEIQNFGEVASKKGKLLLYRLKDKEKELMASSDVSSLAPFEKLMVYMPVKKGIGGDLTGDFEIVIDAENDAKAQFSFSMDDKNE from the coding sequence ATGAAAAGTCTATTTAACTTTTTATACGTATTATTCATAGCAAGTAATACGGCCTATGGACAAGTGGTTGAGCGGCTGCGTCCGGCAAGCTGGGATAGCCTTGTGGTGGGAGCGCGTTTTATAGATCGTTTTCTGCCGATGGAAAAGGGAAAGCAAGCGACCGAGATATGGGGGGCCAAAGGCGTACAGAGTCGATATGTAGACAATGGTATTGAAGATAGTCTGCGCTCCTATTGGTGTGGCAGCATCGCATATGATAGTCCTTCTAATTTGTATCACCTATATGTTTGCGGTTGGGATGAAAAGTCAGTCAAAGGACATGCTGAATGGCCTAATTCAATCACTTATCATGCCGTTAGTAAACAAATGAATGGTCCGTATAGCATCAGAGATACTATCGGACCCGGGCATAATGCAGAACTTTATCGGGCCAAGAATGGGACATATGTTCTGTATGTAATCGATAAACGGTATACGTCTTTTTCGTTAAATGGGCCTTGGAAGCAGGATATCTTTACGTTTGATAAACGTGACCGAAAGATTATTGAGGGGCTTTCCAATTTAACTTTTGCTCAAAGGTCAGACGGCGCTTATCTTATGGTGTGTAGAGGTGGGGGTATATGGTTCAGTACCGATGGCCTGTCTCCGTACTATCAAGTTACCGATAGGCGTGTTTATCCTGCTGTGGACGGCGAATTCGAAGATCCAGTGGTTTGGAGAGATCATGTACAATATCATTTGATCGTGAATGATTGGTTGGGAAGGGTTGCCTTTTATCTGAGATCAAAAGATGGTGTGCACTGGGTAACGGATCCGGGGGAGGCATACACCCCCCAGATTGCATTACATGAGGATGGCGCAAAAGAAGCTTGGTTCAAATTTGAACGGATGAAGATTTTTCAAGATCAATACGGCCGAGCGATTCAAGCAAATTTCGCGGTGATAGATGTACCAAAGGAAGACGATAAAGGCGATGATAATCACAGTTCAAAAAATATTGCAATACCTTTAAATCCTGGATTACTGATTACGATACTGAATCAAGAAATGCCTACCAATAAGACAAAGACGATAAGGGTAAAAATCCATTCGGAGCCGGATTTCGACCCCGAAAAAGAAGTAGATGCCCAAAGTTTAAGGTTCGGAGCGTCCACTCAGGTTAATTTTGGTAAAGGCTGCCGCGTAATAAGCATGGAGAAAGACGGCAGTGACTTGATTGTTACCTTCGATGCAACTGCGCATGGAATTACTGAGAAAGAGTTTGCTCCTAAATTGATAGGAAATACAAAACAAGGTAAATTGCTATATGGCTATGCACGCGCACCATGGTTAAATTACAAGTATTCCATCCTGTCAGCACGTAAGCCAGTATTATCCTCAGCAAAGAATGAAAGGTCTATTCGAGTGGAAATACAGAATTTCGGAGAGGTCGCATCAAAAAAGGGTAAGCTACTGCTTTATAGATTAAAAGATAAGGAAAAGGAACTAATGGCAAGTAGCGATGTTTCTTCCTTGGCGCCATTTGAAAAACTAATGGTTTATATGCCGGTTAAAAAGGGTATAGGCGGTGATCTTACGGGTGATTTCGAGATCGTGATTGATGCTGAAAATGACGCTAAGGCTCAATTTTCTTTTAGTATGGATGATAAAAATGAATAG
- a CDS encoding glycoside hydrolase family 3 protein, with amino-acid sequence MLKKVLLCIILLLVATRFAVGQTSTTFIDFINQEHDWVDSVYKKLNKKQRIAQLFMVRAHTNLGQAYIDSVAKVIRKEKLGGVVLFQGGPVRHAYVINKYQRLAKVPLFMALDGEWGLGMRLMDSTISFPYQMALGAIQDDQLIYQMGQEVATNFKRLGLNINFAPVVDVNNNPNNPVINYRSFGEDKDNVARKASAYMRGMIDGGIITSLKHFPGHGDTDVDSHHDLPTLPFTVSRLDSLEMSPFKTLIGEGASGVMVGHMNIPSLDTTADLPSSLSRAIINGVLKERSGFRGLVFTDAMDMKGVVKHFKDGEADVRAIIAGNDVLELSENSKRAIKSVRKAVRKKRISQEELDQRIKKVLAAKYWLQLDRLRPVETSNLYNELNNNRALELNQQLADAAVTLLKGDSLIKHLDTEAHTAIISVGADSTTLFQTELAKHFKHHVDYTLAADATAAQVAKVINSLGEYDQIIVALHDQRLRPQSKLNYNNEVNRLIRELATSEKTIFNVLANPYTIAHLPGIENAGGLLVGYQNDLSLQRSLVKAIVGDLKPSGKLPVTVNNFFKYGDGI; translated from the coding sequence ATGTTAAAAAAAGTGCTCTTATGCATCATACTGCTTTTGGTTGCCACTCGATTTGCTGTTGGCCAGACATCTACCACTTTTATTGATTTTATTAATCAGGAGCATGATTGGGTAGATTCCGTCTATAAGAAGTTAAACAAAAAGCAGCGCATTGCTCAGCTTTTTATGGTAAGGGCACATACCAATTTAGGACAAGCTTATATCGATTCGGTAGCTAAAGTTATACGGAAGGAAAAATTAGGGGGAGTGGTACTTTTTCAGGGAGGTCCGGTAAGACATGCTTATGTGATCAACAAATACCAGCGTTTAGCGAAGGTGCCGTTATTTATGGCCTTGGATGGCGAATGGGGCTTGGGTATGCGTTTAATGGATTCCACTATATCATTCCCTTATCAAATGGCTTTGGGTGCTATTCAGGACGATCAGCTAATTTATCAAATGGGGCAAGAAGTGGCTACGAATTTTAAGCGTTTGGGGTTAAATATCAATTTTGCTCCAGTAGTTGACGTGAATAATAATCCCAATAATCCTGTAATTAATTATCGTTCATTTGGTGAGGACAAAGATAATGTGGCACGCAAGGCCTCGGCTTATATGAGGGGTATGATAGACGGTGGTATTATCACCTCCTTAAAACACTTTCCCGGTCATGGTGATACAGACGTCGATTCACATCACGATTTACCAACCTTACCTTTCACCGTTTCGAGGCTCGATTCACTGGAAATGAGCCCTTTCAAAACATTGATAGGCGAAGGTGCGTCGGGGGTAATGGTGGGGCATATGAATATTCCGAGTTTAGACACTACTGCTGATTTACCGTCGTCTTTATCGCGGGCAATTATTAACGGCGTACTGAAAGAACGTTCGGGCTTTAGAGGATTGGTTTTTACCGACGCGATGGACATGAAGGGAGTAGTGAAACACTTTAAAGATGGCGAAGCTGATGTCCGGGCGATTATTGCAGGGAATGATGTGCTCGAGTTGTCAGAGAATAGTAAACGGGCAATCAAGAGCGTCCGAAAGGCTGTTCGGAAAAAAAGAATTTCGCAAGAAGAGCTGGATCAGCGTATAAAAAAGGTGCTTGCCGCGAAATATTGGTTACAACTGGATCGGTTAAGGCCCGTTGAGACATCAAATTTGTACAATGAATTAAATAATAATAGGGCTTTGGAGCTGAATCAGCAATTGGCGGATGCCGCTGTTACCTTGTTGAAAGGCGATAGCCTTATCAAACACCTTGATACCGAAGCACACACCGCCATTATAAGTGTCGGAGCTGACAGTACTACATTGTTTCAGACGGAATTGGCCAAGCACTTTAAACATCATGTAGACTATACTTTGGCGGCCGATGCTACAGCTGCTCAAGTGGCTAAGGTGATAAATTCCCTAGGAGAGTATGACCAAATAATTGTTGCATTACACGATCAACGCCTAAGACCGCAAAGTAAATTGAATTATAACAATGAGGTAAATAGATTGATCCGTGAATTGGCCACTTCCGAAAAAACAATTTTCAATGTGCTGGCTAATCCATATACCATAGCTCATTTGCCAGGTATTGAAAATGCAGGTGGATTGCTGGTGGGCTATCAGAATGACCTAAGCCTGCAACGCTCATTAGTTAAAGCGATCGTAGGGGACTTGAAACCATCTGGCAAACTTCCGGTAACGGTTAACAATTTCTTTAAATACGGAGATGGTATATAG
- a CDS encoding glycoside hydrolase family 3 protein, which produces MTKQIFFILLNLLLYAVHALAQSKSDFNTFINTAHPWVDAVFKTLSQQEKIGQMFMVRAHTNLGQRYIDSVARVIRDEQLGGVVFFQGGPLRHAAAINKYQSVAKVPLLLALDGEWGLGMRLGDSTIAYPYQMTLGAIQQEDLIYKMGREVAKDFKRLGLNINFAPVVDINNNPLNPVINFRSFGENKENVARKSTAYMRGMMDERILVTLKHFPGHGDTDVDSHRDLPQLNFSRSRLDALELYPFRSLIKEGASGIMVAHMNVPSLDKTPRLPSSLSPQVVNGLLKGELGFKGLVFTDAMDMNGVIKYFRGGEADVRAVIAGNDILELSQNSKRAIQMIMKAVKDKRISQATIDARVKRILAAKLWLGLDQPRPVEPVRLYRDLNRRESRNLNQQLADAAITLLKGDSLINALDYNRRTAIISIGSSEITPFQNSLNSRFDNALNFVISPNATPNDIAKVSVELLRYNQVIVALHDNRRTPQSKINYSGTVRLFINELANMNSIFCLFANPYAIAGLPGIEACKSILVGYQNSDELQIAGAKVLRKELKASGKLPVTINAFFPYGRGIKQP; this is translated from the coding sequence ATGACCAAACAGATATTTTTTATATTATTAAACCTTTTGTTATATGCCGTACATGCTTTGGCACAAAGCAAATCGGATTTTAACACCTTTATCAATACCGCACATCCCTGGGTGGATGCTGTTTTCAAGACATTGAGCCAGCAGGAGAAAATCGGCCAAATGTTTATGGTGCGGGCGCATACAAATTTGGGGCAACGGTATATTGATTCGGTGGCGCGGGTGATACGGGACGAGCAACTTGGCGGAGTAGTTTTTTTTCAAGGTGGACCGCTTAGGCATGCTGCAGCAATCAACAAATACCAATCGGTTGCCAAAGTGCCACTTTTGCTGGCCCTTGATGGTGAATGGGGTCTGGGGATGCGCTTAGGCGACTCCACGATTGCCTACCCCTATCAGATGACTTTGGGCGCGATACAGCAGGAAGATCTAATTTATAAAATGGGACGGGAGGTCGCAAAAGATTTTAAGCGTTTGGGGCTTAATATAAACTTTGCTCCGGTAGTGGATATCAATAACAACCCGTTGAATCCAGTAATCAATTTTCGATCCTTTGGTGAGAACAAAGAAAACGTAGCACGTAAGAGCACGGCCTATATGCGGGGTATGATGGATGAAAGGATACTGGTCACGTTGAAACATTTTCCTGGCCATGGCGACACAGATGTGGATTCCCACAGAGATCTTCCACAGTTAAATTTTTCTAGAAGTCGTTTAGATGCTTTAGAACTCTACCCCTTTCGAAGCTTGATTAAAGAAGGGGCGTCAGGAATTATGGTCGCCCATATGAATGTTCCGTCATTAGATAAGACGCCACGCTTGCCGTCCTCACTGTCACCGCAAGTAGTAAATGGTTTACTAAAAGGAGAGCTTGGGTTTAAAGGCTTGGTCTTTACCGATGCAATGGACATGAACGGCGTAATTAAATATTTCCGCGGCGGGGAGGCAGATGTGCGTGCGGTTATTGCAGGAAATGATATTCTGGAATTATCTCAGAATAGTAAGCGGGCTATTCAGATGATCATGAAAGCGGTGAAAGATAAGCGCATATCACAGGCAACAATCGATGCAAGGGTGAAACGTATATTAGCGGCAAAACTCTGGTTAGGCCTCGATCAGCCTCGTCCGGTGGAGCCTGTTCGGTTGTACCGTGACCTCAATAGAAGAGAGAGCAGAAATCTGAATCAACAGCTGGCCGATGCAGCCATCACCTTACTGAAAGGCGATAGTCTAATCAATGCTTTGGACTATAATCGCAGAACGGCTATTATAAGCATTGGCTCTTCCGAAATAACCCCCTTTCAGAATTCTTTGAACAGTCGTTTCGATAATGCCCTGAACTTCGTGATTTCACCCAATGCAACGCCCAATGATATAGCCAAAGTGTCGGTAGAACTCTTACGGTATAATCAGGTAATAGTCGCCTTACATGATAACCGACGGACACCGCAGTCTAAAATAAATTATAGTGGCACAGTACGCCTTTTCATCAATGAGCTCGCAAATATGAACAGTATTTTCTGTTTATTCGCTAACCCTTATGCCATCGCGGGGCTTCCCGGTATAGAGGCCTGTAAAAGTATATTGGTGGGTTATCAAAATAGCGATGAACTACAAATTGCAGGAGCAAAAGTATTGCGAAAAGAGTTGAAAGCCAGTGGAAAACTTCCTGTTACCATTAACGCCTTTTTTCCCTATGGAAGAGGTATTAAACAACCCTAG
- a CDS encoding helix-turn-helix domain-containing protein produces the protein MDSKAVIKAKIVASNIKKLREYRNYTQLYMAEKLGISQNAYSKMELGYSKISLDKLFSIAAALEIPHTELLLNCEEDVLLIRSLIPFTTSDKKHGR, from the coding sequence ATGGACTCAAAAGCCGTCATAAAAGCAAAGATCGTAGCCTCAAATATTAAAAAACTAAGGGAGTATCGAAATTACACGCAACTCTACATGGCAGAAAAATTGGGTATATCTCAAAACGCTTACAGTAAAATGGAATTGGGATATAGTAAAATCTCACTGGATAAGCTTTTTTCAATTGCTGCAGCACTTGAAATACCTCATACCGAACTATTATTGAATTGCGAAGAAGATGTATTACTTATCCGTTCGCTAATTCCCTTTACTACATCAGATAAAAAGCATGGAAGATAG
- a CDS encoding peptidase domain-containing ABC transporter translates to MLAFLRRVNPFSFVTKRSKKVYVRQHGFADCGAACLASIAAFYKLEVPLARIRQYASTDKKGTNVLGLMEAATKMGFSAKGVRGSEESLPEVPCPAIAHVVLKSQLNHYVVIYNITKTYVEVMDPAIGTIEKVPLSDFKAIWTGVLLLLTPSDNFFESNQKVSVTSRFIYLIQPHKHILWQVLAGAIFFTLLGLSTSIYIQKIVDHVLPTGNKNLLNLMGVVMIVLLLVKLFINHVRTLLTIKTGQQIDARLILGYYKHLLTLPQTFFDNMRVGEIISRINDAAKIRAFINEVLVDFAVNIFIIVFSFLLMFTYYWKLALVMLGVIPLFGCIYYISNRLNKKTQRKLMEDAADLEAQLVESVNAVGTIKRFGVESFANFKTETSFVKLLKSIYTSSTNSLWIGNVNGLVSGLFVIILLWMGSLFVLDKLITPGELLSFYAIIGYFMGPVGSLITMNKTIQDAVIAADRLFEVMDLERERKEEGIDLTKVALGDISFVDVAFRYGTRVTVFEGLNVSIPHGKVVAIVGESGSGKTTLLSLLQNIYPLLKGRIMIGDHDLNYVTNESLRKVVGVVPQHIDLFAGNVVENIALGDADPDMNKIAAICKELEMLRFIEHLPNGFKTYIGENGTSLSGGQRQRLAIARALYRDPQILILDEATASLDSGSEEHVQRAIQTLRKKNKTIILIAHRLSTVADADKIIVLKDGLLIEEGSHDRLLSQRGVYYAMWQKQFPKQNA, encoded by the coding sequence ATGCTAGCTTTTTTAAGAAGAGTAAATCCATTTTCCTTTGTGACGAAACGATCAAAAAAGGTGTATGTGAGGCAACATGGTTTTGCCGATTGTGGAGCAGCGTGTTTAGCCTCCATTGCGGCGTTTTATAAGTTAGAAGTGCCGTTGGCCAGGATCAGACAGTATGCTTCCACCGATAAAAAGGGCACCAATGTGCTCGGATTGATGGAGGCTGCAACTAAAATGGGCTTTTCAGCCAAAGGCGTGCGTGGTTCGGAAGAGAGTTTACCTGAAGTACCCTGTCCTGCTATCGCACATGTGGTGCTTAAAAGTCAATTGAATCATTATGTGGTTATTTATAACATTACCAAAACCTATGTAGAGGTGATGGACCCTGCAATAGGCACAATTGAAAAAGTGCCGCTTAGCGATTTCAAAGCTATCTGGACAGGGGTATTGCTGCTCTTAACGCCTTCAGATAATTTCTTTGAAAGCAATCAAAAAGTGTCTGTTACCAGTAGGTTTATTTACCTCATCCAACCGCATAAGCATATCTTATGGCAGGTGCTGGCAGGAGCTATCTTTTTTACACTGCTTGGTTTATCAACGTCTATTTACATACAAAAAATCGTTGATCACGTACTGCCTACCGGTAATAAAAACCTGTTAAATTTAATGGGGGTAGTCATGATTGTACTGCTGTTAGTGAAACTTTTTATTAACCATGTGAGAACTTTATTGACGATAAAGACGGGGCAACAAATTGATGCACGCTTAATATTAGGCTATTATAAACATTTATTAACCTTGCCGCAGACCTTTTTCGACAATATGCGGGTAGGGGAGATCATCTCACGCATTAACGATGCTGCGAAGATTCGGGCCTTTATTAATGAAGTCCTGGTAGACTTCGCAGTGAATATCTTTATCATTGTTTTCTCCTTTCTGCTGATGTTTACCTACTACTGGAAGTTGGCTTTAGTGATGCTTGGTGTTATTCCTTTATTTGGCTGCATCTATTATATATCAAATAGATTGAACAAAAAGACACAGCGTAAACTCATGGAAGATGCCGCAGATTTGGAAGCACAATTAGTGGAGTCAGTTAATGCCGTAGGAACGATCAAACGTTTTGGTGTGGAATCTTTTGCCAATTTCAAAACGGAAACCAGCTTTGTAAAGCTGCTAAAAAGTATTTATACCTCTTCAACTAATTCACTTTGGATAGGTAATGTTAACGGCTTGGTATCTGGTTTGTTTGTTATTATCCTATTGTGGATGGGCTCTTTATTCGTGCTGGACAAATTGATCACCCCTGGAGAACTTTTATCGTTTTACGCAATTATCGGATATTTTATGGGTCCGGTTGGAAGTCTGATAACCATGAATAAAACCATACAGGATGCGGTAATTGCCGCCGATCGTTTGTTTGAAGTGATGGATCTGGAGCGCGAACGTAAGGAAGAAGGTATTGACCTGACTAAGGTTGCCTTGGGCGATATTTCATTTGTAGATGTTGCTTTCCGTTATGGAACACGGGTAACTGTTTTCGAGGGTTTAAATGTATCCATCCCTCACGGTAAGGTAGTTGCGATAGTAGGTGAGAGCGGCTCTGGTAAAACTACCTTGCTTTCTCTATTGCAAAATATCTATCCGTTGCTTAAAGGTCGTATCATGATTGGAGACCACGACCTTAACTACGTTACTAATGAAAGTCTACGGAAGGTAGTAGGTGTTGTGCCTCAACATATCGACTTGTTTGCAGGAAATGTGGTGGAGAACATCGCTCTTGGCGATGCAGATCCCGATATGAATAAAATTGCGGCAATTTGTAAAGAACTGGAAATGTTGCGCTTCATTGAACATTTACCAAATGGCTTTAAAACCTACATCGGCGAAAATGGCACGTCGCTTTCCGGCGGACAAAGGCAGCGGTTAGCGATCGCACGGGCACTCTATCGTGACCCACAGATATTAATTCTGGATGAAGCAACTGCTTCTCTAGACTCCGGCTCAGAAGAACATGTGCAGCGTGCTATACAGACCTTGAGAAAAAAAAATAAAACCATTATTCTTATTGCCCACCGCTTAAGCACCGTAGCAGATGCGGATAAAATCATTGTCCTGAAAGACGGTCTGCTCATAGAAGAGGGGTCACATGATAGGCTTCTAAGCCAGCGAGGCGTATATTATGCTATGTGGCAAAAACAATTTCCAAAACAAAATGCTTAA
- a CDS encoding HlyD family secretion protein — translation MNRIFPVEIMANTKEYHFNKNNPRGLVIYQAILILVLLAIIAMFLVKVDVSVTSSGILRAIQDNNIIKAIVSGNVEEVFIKENEQVERGDVLLKIRADIVDQQNLLLGNQEEELRNQAADLELLIPLLRRDNLKANPELHSSLYQQQYVLFWQRVRSLQNRLAVVQKNYERHAELFDKKMISVAEYEEVSFNYHHVKNELQLIYDEQGAQWQSELNKLKMQTRELSTKLQQSVREREYYTIKAPLSGTVQQLKGLQAGSSIAANEVIAEISPDSGLIAETYVLPKDIGFLSIGTPVKFQVEAFDYNQWGLVDGEVVSISGDIYTDRGQPYFKVRCLLHDYKLHLKNGYEGNLRKGMTLQARFFVTRRTLFQLLYDKADDWLNPHVMNADQTAFL, via the coding sequence ATGAATAGAATATTTCCGGTCGAAATTATGGCCAATACTAAGGAGTATCACTTCAATAAAAATAACCCGCGCGGTCTGGTAATCTATCAGGCAATTTTGATACTCGTTCTCTTAGCTATCATCGCTATGTTTCTGGTGAAAGTAGATGTCAGCGTTACCAGTAGTGGGATTTTACGCGCCATTCAGGATAACAACATCATTAAGGCTATTGTGTCTGGAAACGTTGAAGAGGTGTTTATCAAGGAAAATGAACAGGTGGAAAGGGGCGATGTGTTGCTTAAAATAAGGGCAGATATAGTGGATCAGCAAAATTTACTACTCGGAAATCAGGAAGAAGAATTACGCAACCAAGCCGCAGACTTGGAGTTATTGATACCTTTACTCCGTCGCGATAACCTAAAGGCAAATCCTGAATTACATTCCTCCCTATATCAACAACAGTATGTTCTTTTTTGGCAAAGAGTACGTAGTTTACAAAACCGTTTAGCGGTTGTTCAAAAAAACTACGAAAGACATGCCGAACTCTTCGATAAAAAAATGATATCGGTGGCCGAGTACGAAGAAGTTAGCTTTAACTATCACCATGTAAAAAATGAGTTACAGTTGATTTATGATGAGCAGGGCGCTCAGTGGCAGTCCGAACTGAACAAGTTGAAGATGCAGACGCGCGAGCTCAGTACTAAACTTCAGCAATCTGTCAGAGAACGTGAATACTATACTATTAAAGCACCATTGTCTGGAACCGTACAACAGTTGAAAGGGCTACAGGCTGGTAGTTCAATTGCGGCAAACGAAGTGATAGCAGAGATTTCGCCGGATTCAGGGCTTATTGCTGAGACCTATGTATTGCCTAAAGATATTGGTTTCCTGTCGATTGGCACGCCTGTTAAATTTCAGGTAGAGGCTTTTGACTATAATCAGTGGGGTTTGGTTGATGGAGAGGTTGTTTCTATTTCTGGAGATATCTATACAGATAGGGGGCAGCCTTACTTTAAAGTGCGCTGTCTACTTCACGATTATAAGCTTCACTTAAAAAATGGTTATGAAGGGAATCTGCGTAAGGGCATGACTTTACAGGCACGTTTTTTTGTTACGCGGCGAACACTATTTCAGTTATTGTACGATAAAGCCGACGATTGGTTGAATCCGCATGTTATGAATGCCGATCAAACGGCTTTTTTATAA
- a CDS encoding MBL fold metallo-hydrolase gives MSLFIASLNSGSNGNCYYIGNRQEAVLIDAGISCREIEKRMARLRLDMEKVKAIFISHEHSDHIKGLSRLANKYKLPVYISYGTLVATRLFLMDHQVVFFESSSPITIGSLQVTPFVKHHDAADPYSFVIEQHGIKIGVFTDIGKVCERIVYYFKQCHAVFLETNYDEDMLTNGRYPYFLKNRIRGGVGHLSNKQALDLFLSHRTANLSHLFLSHLSKDNNCPKLVKELFKQHAMHTEIVVASRECETAVYQIALPEASHTPATANIASYQT, from the coding sequence ATGTCGCTTTTTATCGCCTCCCTTAATTCTGGCAGTAATGGTAACTGCTATTATATCGGTAATCGGCAGGAAGCTGTTCTGATTGATGCAGGCATTTCCTGCAGGGAAATAGAAAAACGTATGGCTCGACTAAGGCTGGATATGGAAAAGGTAAAAGCAATATTTATATCGCATGAACACAGCGATCATATCAAGGGACTTTCCCGGCTCGCCAATAAATATAAACTACCTGTTTATATCAGCTACGGCACGTTAGTCGCCACCAGGTTATTTTTGATGGACCACCAGGTAGTTTTCTTCGAGTCTTCCTCTCCTATTACAATAGGATCATTGCAGGTTACACCATTTGTCAAACACCATGATGCTGCAGACCCATACAGTTTTGTCATTGAACAACATGGTATCAAGATCGGCGTGTTTACTGATATTGGAAAGGTGTGCGAACGTATTGTTTATTACTTCAAACAGTGTCATGCGGTATTTTTGGAGACAAATTACGATGAAGACATGTTAACAAATGGCCGCTATCCCTATTTTTTAAAGAATAGGATAAGAGGGGGGGTTGGCCACTTATCAAATAAACAAGCACTCGATCTATTTCTGTCGCATCGTACTGCCAATTTAAGTCATCTTTTTCTATCACACTTATCGAAAGACAACAACTGCCCTAAGCTAGTTAAGGAACTATTTAAACAACATGCTATGCATACAGAGATTGTTGTTGCTTCCCGTGAATGCGAGACTGCCGTTTATCAGATTGCGTTACCAGAAGCTTCGCATACACCCGCTACCGCCAATATCGCAAGCTATCAAACTTAG